In the Malania oleifera isolate guangnan ecotype guangnan chromosome 1, ASM2987363v1, whole genome shotgun sequence genome, one interval contains:
- the LOC131168162 gene encoding heavy metal-associated isoprenylated plant protein 47-like, which yields MKQKIVVRVHFKCNKCRSKALKIAASACGVTSVAIGGGDRDTVVVTGEGVDSAKLTDSLRKKFRCAIILSVQELKEDTKPPPSKPPKPSTSNDQTTPSPPTVQYYWPSNYYTYPPCPPYYPLYDAYPCTSSTCSLM from the exons ATGAAG CAAAAGATCGTCGTGAGGGTGCActtcaagtgcaataaatgcagATCCAAGGCCCTGAAGATTGCTGCTTCTGCATGCG GAGTGACGTCGGTGGCGATAGGAGGAGGGGATAGGGATACAGTGGTGGTGACGGGGGAAGGAGTTGACTCGGCGAAGCTCACCGACTCCCTGCGCAAGAAGTTTCGCTGCGCCATCATCCTCAGCGTCCAAGAACTTAAAGAGGATACTAAACCTCCACCGTCTAAACCGCCTAAACCCTCCACATCAAATGACCAAACTACCCCCTCTCCCCCCACTGTTCAGTACTATTGGCCATCCAATTATTATACGTATCCCCCATGTCCACCTTACTATCCGCTTTACGACGCATACCCATGTACTTCTTCCACCTGCTCCCTCATGTAA